Proteins found in one Colius striatus isolate bColStr4 unplaced genomic scaffold, bColStr4.1.hap1 scaffold_35, whole genome shotgun sequence genomic segment:
- the LOC133629250 gene encoding LOW QUALITY PROTEIN: uncharacterized protein LOC133629250 (The sequence of the model RefSeq protein was modified relative to this genomic sequence to represent the inferred CDS: substituted 2 bases at 2 genomic stop codons), translating into MGKVKNERTMVIGATGKKMYPWTTARTIDLGRNQVSHSFLIIPECPTPLLGRDLLTKLKAQIKFSSTGPELTWDDKTPGTFTLSLHLGEEYRIYQKKGEPSKDIHTCLTRYPQAWAETGGLGMARQVPPIVIELKSGATPTAIRQYPLTRDALKGMRPHIERLIQQGILVPCKSPWNTPLLLVKKPGTNDYRPVQDLREVNKRIQDMHPTVPNPYNLLSSLPEGRVWYTVLDLKDAFFCLCLHPHSQPLFAFEWCDPDSGRVGQLTWTRLPQGFKNSPTLFDEALHRDLAAFRTKNPQVTLLQYVDDLLLAAPDQLSCKKGTEELLTELAKLGYRASGKKAQICQKEVIYLGYTLKDGQRWLTEARKQTILQIPTPTTPRQVREFLGTAGYCRLWIPGFATLAAPLYPLTKEKGEFIWTAEHQKAFESLKKALLQAPALALPDLTKPFTLFVDERNGVARGVLTQTLGPWKRPVAYLSKKLDPVASGWPSCLKAIAAAALLVKDSDKLTFGQXLSIVAPHALESIVRQPPDXWMTNARMTHYQSLLLTERIVFAPPAVLNPATLLPEMGDSPIHDCEDVLAEETGVRADLMDQPMPGVQAWFTDGSSYLVEGKRKAGAAVVDGKRVVWASALPEGTSAQKAKLIALIQALRLAEGLCINIYTDSRYAFATALVHGAIYRQRGLLTSAGKDIKNKEEILSLLEAIHLPKKVSIMHCPGHQKGSDLVAKGNQMADKHAKEAAQGSMILLANTRDSIQIKRSEAAEGTTLSEEEGIAYITRIHQLTHLGSEKMIALVKKSRNKIPGLRRLAEKVARDCQACAITNAGSSKSPKGTRLRGDRPGTYWEVDFTEVKPAKYGNRYLLVFVDTFSGWVEAFPTKKETAHVVAKKILEEILPRFGIPKVIGSDNGPAFVAQVSQLLAKQLGIDWKLHSAYRPQSSGQVERMNRTIKETLIKLISETGGGDWTAFLSLALFRARNTPGPSGLTPFEIMYGSPPPINETLGNTMLLDDGIVPTSPLVARLKALEVVRKEIWEQLKEIYAPGDAAVPHQFEVGDTVLVRRHRTGNLEPRWKGPYSVLLTTPTAVKVDGIAAWVYASHVKKAPPGTDQNEWTVEKSDNPLKLRLLRNQQ; encoded by the coding sequence ATGGGAAAAGTCAAAAATGAACGAACTATGGTAATTGGGGCCACTGGGAAAAAGATGTATCCTTGGACGACTGCCAGAACAATAgacctggggaggaaccaggTATCCCACTCGTTCCTAATTATTCCTGAGTGCCCAACCCCTTTGTTGGGGAGAGACTTACTAACAAAATTGAAGGCCCAGATTAAGTTTTCCTCGACTGGGCCCGAACTGACTTGGGACGACAAAACACCCGGGACTTTTACACTATCGCTTCATTTGGGGGAAGAATATAGAATCTATCAGAAGAAGGGGGAACCGTCAAAAGACATACACACCTGTCTAACCCGTTATCCCCAAGCATGGGCAGAGACAGGAGGGCTGGGGATGGCAAGGCAGGTCCCTCCAATCGTCATTGAGTTAAAATCTGGAGCTACCCCCACAGCGATACGACAGTACCCTCTGACGAGAGATGCCTTAAAGGGAATGCGGCCACATATAGAGAGGCTAATACAACAAGGGATCCTAGTTCCGTGCAAATCCCCGTGGAACACCCCTCTGTTGCTAGTGAAGAAACCAGGGACAAACGATTACCGTCCGGTTCAGGACTTGCGAGAGGTAAACAAAAGAATTCAGGACATGCACCCCACGGTACCAAATCCCTATAACCTTCTGAGCTCTCTTCCAGAAGGACGAGTATGGTACACCGTGCTGGACCTGAAGGACGCGTTCTTTTGCCTCTGCCTACACCCACACAGTCAACCACTGTTTGCTTTCGAATGGTGTGACCCAGATAGCGGCCGGGTAGGGCAGCTCACCTGGACGAGAttaccccaaggattcaagaattCCCCCACGCTCTTCGATGAGGCCCTACACCGAGACCTTGCAGCATTCCGGACGAAGAATCCCCAAGTGACCTTATTACAGTATGTGGATGATCTGTTGCTGGCAGCCCCGGATCAACTAAGCTGCAAAAAGGGGACTGAGGAGCTTCTAACCGAACTGGCTAAGCTGGGATATCGAGCCTCAGGGAAAAAGGCTCAGATATGCCAGAAAGAGGTAATATATTTAGGTTATACCCTAAAAGACGGGCAGAGGTGGCTCACTGAGGCCCGGAAACAGACCATACTGCAGATACCTACCCCAACCACACCACGTCAGGTGAGGGAATTCCTGGGGACGGCAGGATACTGTCGACTTTGGATACCGGGGTTTGCCACTTTAGCTGCCCCTTTGTACCcgctcacaaaagaaaaaggagagttcATTTGGACTGCAGAGCACCAGAAAGCTTTTGAAAGCCTAAAGAaggccctgctgcaggcccCTGCCTTAGCATTACCTGATTTAACCAAACCATTCACTTTATTCGTCGATGAAAGGAATGGGGTTGCCCGGGGGGTGCTGACCCAAACCTTGGGACCCTGGAAGCGTCCAGTGGCCTATCTATCAAAAAAATTAGACCCTGTTGCAAGCGGCTGGCCTTCATGTTTAAAGGCCATTGCcgctgctgctttgctggtaAAGGACTCAGATAAGTTAACATTTGGTCAGTAACTGTCTATTGTAGCCCCCCACGCCTTGGAGAGCATTGTCCGGCAACCCCCAGACTGATGGATGACAAATGCCCGGATGACCCACTATCAAAGTTTGCTTTTGACAGAACGAATTGTATTTGCACCACCAGCTGTCTTGAATCCAGCCACCCTGTTACCTGAGATGGGAGATTCCCCCATCCATGATTGTGAGGACGTTCTGGCAGAGGAAACTGGTGTCCGGGCGGACCTGATGGATCAACCTATGCCAGGGGTGCAGGCATGGTTCACAGATGGGAGTAGCTACCTTGTGGAAGGTAAACGAaaggctggggcagcagtggTAGACGGGAAGAGAGTCGTCTGGGCAAGTGCCCTACCCGAAGGAACTTCGGCGCAAAAAGCCAAACTAATAGCCCTAATACAGGCCCTAAGACTGGCAGAGGGATTGTGTATCAACATCTACACGGACAGTCGATATGCCTTTGCAACAGCACTTGTGCATGGCGCCATCTATCGCCAAAGGGGGCTATTAACCTCGGCAGGAAAAGACAtcaaaaataaagaagagatATTAAGCCTTCTGGAAGCAATCCACCTTCCAAAGAAGGTATCTATTATGCACTGCCCAGGACACCAGAAAGGCTCAGACCTTGTAGCAAAAGGAAACCAGATGGCTGACAAACATGCCAAGGAAGCGGCACAAGGATCCATGATTCTATTGGCAAATACCAGAGATTCTATTCAAATAAAGAGGTCAGAAGCGGCGGAAGGAACCACTCTCTCTGAAGAAGAGGGCATAGCCTATATTACCCGCATACATCAACTGACCCACCTGGGGTCGGAAAAAATGATTGCACTGGTAAAGAAGTCACGGAATAAGATACCAGGACTGCGGAGATTGGCGGAGAAAGTGGCCCGTGACTGCCAAGCCTGTGCAATAACAAATGCCGGGTCCAGTAAGAGTCCCAAAGGGACGAGGCTACGGGGAGACCGCCCTGGCACTTACTGGGAGGTAGACTTCACTGAGGTAAAGCCTGCAAAATATGGCAATAGGTACCTGCTGGTCTTTGtagataccttttcaggatgggTAGAAGCTTTTCCGACAAAAAAAGAGACGGCTCACGTGGTAGCCAAGAAAATTTTGGAAGAAATTTTACCTCGATTCGGAATTCCAAAGGTAATTGGGTCGGACAATGGACCTGCATTTGTCGCCCAGGTAAGTCAGTTACTGGCTAAGCAATTGGGGATTGACTGGAAGCTTCATTCTGCCTACAGGCCCCAGAGTTCAGGACAAGTAGAAAGAATGAATAGAACCATAAAAGAGACACTAATCAAGTTAATTTCAGAGACCGGTGGGGGTGATTGGACAGCCTTTCTCTCCCTTGCTCTTTTTCGCGCGCGGAATACCCCTGGACCGAGCGGACTAACCCCTTTCGAAATAATGTACGGGTCACCTCCACCCATAAACGAGACTTTGGGGAATACAATGCTCCTTGATGATGGTATTGTTCCCACTTCTCCCCTCGTAGCTCGACTGAAGGCGCTGGAAGTAGTTAGGAAGGAGATTTGGGAACAGTTGAAAGAGATCTACGCTCCAGGTGACGCTGCAGTCCCACACCAGTTTGAAGTTGGAGATACAGTACTGGTAAGACGACATCGAACTGGAAACCTTGAACCTAGGTGGAAAGGACCTTACTCAGTACTCTTAACTACTCCCACAGCGGTAAAGGTAGACGGTATAGCTGCTTGGGTCTACGCCTCGCACGTAAAGAAGGCACCACCAGGGACAGATCAAAATGAGTGGACAGTGGAAAAATCTGATAATCCTCTTAAGTTACGTTTGCTTAGGAACCAACAGTAG
- the LOC133629252 gene encoding uncharacterized protein LOC133629252, with the protein MGGSGSIPPYLDQTFSPIPGINRITGPSAGTRSRRGASADGPDSTVALPLRAVGPPPADQNELQVLQYWPFSSSDLYNWKANNPSFSENSAALTGLVESLMYSHQPTWDDCQQLLNTLFTTEERERIVTEARKTVREPAGQPALTAAEVDELFPITQPQWDYNTTAGRERLSIYRRALVAGLRGAARKPTNLAKVREIMQGSNEPPSVFLERLMEAYRIYTPFDPTSEGQRASAIMSFIGQSASDTKRKLQHIEGLQDYTLRMWLKRPRKYITREKRRKRKGRRQGAGKPQAGYLGDNRRQGPRRSGGGKGRIGLEKDQCAFCKEKGHWTRECPKRKGLKIMALEENED; encoded by the exons ATGGGAGGTTCTGGCTCAATACCCCCCTATCTGGATCAGACCTTTTCTCCCATCCCGGGGATTAATCGAATCACAG GGCCGTCTGCCGGCACCCGGAGTCGTAGGGGGGCATCAGCAGACGGGCCTGATTCAACTGTGGCCTTACCCCTTCGGGCGGTCGGGCCCCCTCCAGCCGATCAAAATGAGTTGCAGGTATTGCAATATTGGCCTTTCTCTTCGTCTGATCTATATAATTGGAAAGCTAATAACCCCTCTTTTTCGGAGAATTCTGCCGCCCTTACAGGTTTGGTCGAGTCACTAATGTACTCACACCAGCCCACATGGGATGATTGCCAGCAACTTCTAAACACCCTTTTTACTACCGAGGAGAGAGAGCGGATTGTCACAGAGGCAAGAAAGACAGTTCGTGAACCCGCTGGGCAACCGGCGCTGACGGCTGCGGAAGTCGATGAGCTGTTTCCCATAACGCAACCACAATGGGACTATAATACTACAGCAGGTAGGGAACGGCTGTCCATCTACCGCCGGGCTCTGGTAGCGGGACTTAGAGGGGCGGCAAGGAAACCCACAAATTTGGCAAAGGTAAGAGAAATTATGCAAGGGTCGAACGAGCCCCCCTCTGTATTTCTCGAACGGCTTATGGAAGCCTATCGAATATACACTCCCTTTGACCCAACGTCAGAGGGACAGAGGGCATCTGCTATCATGTCCTTCATTGGACAATCGGCCTCggatacaaaaagaaaattacaacaCATCGAGGGGTTACAAGATTATACCCTCCGGATGTGGTTAAAGAGGCCGAGAAAGTATATCACAAGAGAGAAACggaggaagagaa AAGGGAGACGTCAGGGAGCTGGGAAACCGCAGGCAGGTTACCTGGGCGACAATAGAAGACAAGGACCCAGGAGATCCGGAGGGGGAAAAGGGCGAATCGGTTTGGAAAAAGACCAGTGTGcattttgcaaggaaaaaggaCATTGGACACGAGAGTGCCCTAAGAGAAAGGGGCTAAAAATCATGGCCCTAGAAGAAAACGAAGACTAG